A genomic region of Arachis stenosperma cultivar V10309 chromosome 9, arast.V10309.gnm1.PFL2, whole genome shotgun sequence contains the following coding sequences:
- the LOC130950024 gene encoding uncharacterized protein LOC130950024 — MDGEDSFVALVHCSGKIQKSKRHGVKFTDREPVSIFIRSSSTLAEIKLSILQKLSTCGTKQVKKLFYKIPITVVSTGVRFETFVIGSDEDLQVLFHCRRSFPEVRIPEMFAKLEDRVDSFGASAPAVVLPPEPECAEVEFEVGPDRVENALCDDDSDEEPLDIGGDNEDDIPIGAAHGGSGSATQEYPPHLSSLNLEAIGQHQNVEATFDGQGMHDGTGLTEFQIGQSFQSKEEAVLSVKDYSIRCGVEYRVMESDSLKYQGRCKEFGNGCTWLIRIVMRKRKSTWEVRRYNGPHTCMATSISNDHRQLDYHVICARIFSLVRADASVSIKVLQEATEATYGFKPSYRKVWLAKQKAVAQIYGDWAESYADLPRWILGVTLTMDGSIALLKTSPVRVGDQVDEERVYFHRMFWTFPPCVKAFRHCKPLVSIDGTHLYGKYGGTLLLAISQDGNSNILPVAFALVEGENAESWSYFLSNLRRHVTPQEGILVISDRHNGIKAALESPDSGWRPPHAYRAFCIRHVAANFALTFKGQDVRRWLVNAAYAKTEAEFDYWFDIMRLENPAMCDWANMMDYEMWTQHKDGGRRYGHMTTNISECVNSVLKGTRNLPVTSLVKSTYLRLAELFVVRGQTAEAQLGSGQRYSQALMRAIERNLKDARCFTVTFFDRHLLDYMVAETTPTGRFSLGCYRVSLRDRTCDYGNFQALHYPCCHAIACCAQSRLDWATYVDEVYSMSEVFKVYQMSFAPCIPEGLWPPYDGLIVIPDPNTRRAGEGQPRSTRIRNTMDEADTSRPKRCGLCRQPGHTRRGCPQRGSSSGI, encoded by the exons ATGGATGGGGAGGATAGTTTTGTGGCTCTGGTCCATTGCTCTGGAAAAATTCAAAAGAGCAAACGCCACGGTGTGAAATTCACAGATAGAGAACCGGTTAGTATTTTTATTCGATCTTCAAGTACATTGGCAGAGATTAAGCTCAGCATACTACAGAAGCTCAGTACCTGTGGTACGAAGCAGGTTAAAAAGTTGTTTTACAAGATTCCCATTACTGTTGTGTCAACCGGCGTGCGGTTTGAGACCTTTGTGATTGGGTCGGATGAAGACCTGCAGGTCTTGTTTCACTGCAGGCGTAGTTTTCCGGAGGTGAGGATACCTGAGATGTTTGCGAAGTTGGAAGATCGTGTGGATAGCTTTGGGGCATCAGCACCGG CAGTAGTTCTACCTCCCGAGCCAGAATGTGCTGAGGTTGAGTTTGAGGTTGGACCGGATCGAGTTGAGAATGCGCTTTGTGATGATGATTCCGATGAGGAGCCGCTCGATATTGGTGGGGACAATGAAGATGATATACCAATAGGTGCAGCCCATGGAGGTTCCGGTTCTGCAACACAAGAGTACCCTCCGCACCTGTCGTCTTTGAACTTGGAGGCCATCGGTCAACACCAGAATGTTGAGGCAACATTCGATGGACAGGGTATGCATGATGGGACAGGTTTGACTGAATTTCAGATTGGCCAATCGTTCCAGAGTAAGGAGGAAGCTGTGCTGAGCGTGAAAGATTACAGCATTCGGTGTGGAGTTGAGTACAGGGTTATGGAGTCAGACAGTCTAAAATACCAAGGGAGATGCAAGGAGTTCGGTAACGGATGCACGTGGTTGATCCGGATAGTCATGCGAAAAAGGAAGAGCACATGGGAAGTTAGGAGGTACAACGGACCACACACGTGTATGGCCACATCGATTTCGAACGACCACAGGCAGCTTGATTATCATGTGATTTGTGCAAGAATTTTTTCATTGGTTAGAGCTGATGCGTCGGTATCGATTAAGGTGTTGCAAGAGGCAACAGAGGCAACATATGGTTTCAAGCCAAGTTATCGGAAGGTGTGGTTGGCAAAGCAGAAGGCAGTAGCACAGATCTACGGCGATTGGGCGGAGTCATATGCGGATCTGCCCCGCTGGATCCTTGGGGTCACGTTAACCATGGACGGTTCCATTGCTCTGCTGAAGACCTCCCCGGTTAGAGTGGGTGACCAGGTTGATGAAGAAAGAGTCTACTTTCATCGCATGTTTTGGACATTCCCTCCATGTGTTAAGGCATTCCGCCACTGTAAGCCACTCGTCAGCATCGATGGGACACACTTGTATGGTAAGTATGGAGGGACGTTGTTGTTGGCGATTTCTCAGGATGGGAATTCGAATATTTTGCCTGTTGCGTTTGCACTAGTGGAGGGGGAAAATGCTGAGTCTTGGTCATATTTTCTGTCCAATCTTAGAAGACATGTTACTCCACAGGAAGGTATTCTCGTCATCTCCGACAGACACAACGGCATCAAGGCTGCGCTGGAGTCACCAGATAGTGGTTGGCGACCTCCGCATGCTTATAGGGCATTTTGCATTCGGCATGTTGCTGCAAATTTTGCCCTTACCTTCAAGGGGCAGGATGTCAGAAGGTGGCTGGTTAACGCCGCTTATGCGAAGACGGAAGCAGAATTTGACTATTGGTTTGATATAATGAGGTTAGAGAACCCAGCCATGTGTGATTGGGCAAACATGATGGATTATGAGATGTGGACACAGCACAAGGATGGGGGCAGACGATATGGTCACATGACGACCAACATTTCTGAGTGTGTGAACTCTGTTTTGAAGGGCACAAGAAATCTACCAGTCACGTCCTTGGTTAAGTCCACCTATCTTCGCCTTGCTGAGTTGTTCGTTGTCCGGGGGCAGACGGCAGAGGCACAGTTAGGATCCGGTCAAAGGTATTCGCAGGCACTTATGAGGGCAATTGAGCGTAACTTGAAGGATGCGAGGTGCTTCACTGTGACCTTTTTTGATAGGCATCTACTTGATTATATGGTGGCTGAGACTACCCCCACAGGCAGATTCTCGCTTGGTTGCTACCGGGTTTCCCTAAGGGATCGTACTTGTGACTATGGTAACTTCCAGGCACTGCACTACCCGTGTTGCCATGCCATCGCATGCTGTGCGCAATCACGGCTAGATTGGGCAACATATGTTGATGAAGTTTACAGCATGTCTGAGGTGTTTAAGGTGTATCAGATGTCTTTTGCACCATGTATACCAGAGGGGCTTTGGCCCCCATATGACGGTCTGATCGTTATACCCGACCCAAATACGAGAAGAGCTGGAGAAGGACAACCTCGGTCCACCCGCATCCGAAACACCATGGACGAAGCTGACACCAGCCGACCGAAGCGTTGTGGGTTGTGCAGGCAGCCCGGTCACACCCGAAGGGGTTGCCCTCAGCGAGGTTCTAGTAGCGGCATCTAG